The Oryctolagus cuniculus chromosome 13, mOryCun1.1, whole genome shotgun sequence sequence ATTTTTCACCTTTCTATGGGATCATAAACATCTGTGTCAGTATCATCTTATAGTTGTTTCTAGCATAACAGGTGTTTGATTTCAAAGCTAGGAATGCTTTCTACCAGAAAAAAAGTCTCAACATTTCAAATCTATTTAATGGTTAgttcaaataatattttgtacAAAATACAACTTTTCTCATAAAATAGAAGTTAAATGGTGAAATCATACATCCTGTATGATATTACTCTATTATCTTTGAAACAGATCCAAATAGGAGGGGAATTCTGTATAAAGGGGAAAAATCCTAATATACTGATAATCTTGGTCTCAgcagcttttatttttctatgaatagTAAATAatgattcatcttttttttttttttttttttttttttttttttttttttttttgacaggcagagtggacagtgagagagagagacagagagagaaaggtcttcctttgccgttggttcaccctccaatggccgccgctgcagccggcgcaccgcgctgatcctggcaggagccaggagccaggtgcttttcctggtctcccatggggtgcagggcccaagcacctgggccatcctccactgcactccctggccatagcagagagctggcctggaagaggggcaaccgggacagaatccggcgccccaaccgggactagaacccggtgtgccggcgccgcaaggtggaggattagcctattgagccacggcgccggcttgattcATCTTAAGATACTTAAAACATAAAGACATTTTATAGAGGGTAGACTATGCAATGTGGTCATCTACCACTTACGTTCGTTAAAGGATATCATTTCCAGGAGTGAGCAGGACCACACAATTAATGACATCAAAACCATCCTATCACTGCAGTTTCCTTGGGAATGAATGATTGCTGTCTCATAACTAACAGTGAACTCAGGAGATAAATATATCTGTTTCAGAGACCTTCATGGATTTTGTTAGTGTCACTTTAACATTTCCAATACTAATCCCACTCCTTCCTGGCTTCCCTGCCTCCTTGCACATACCCAACCTCACACTGCAATCTGGGACAAGCAACACTCAGTCTCTATCACATGGGGAGGCAAACATGTGAAAAAAGAAACTCCATGCTAGAAATGGAACAAACACCCACACAAACCAGGCTTCTTTTACTTTTTCCATGCAATGTTTTTGATATGCTAAGATTTTACTGTCTCAACTAAGGGCAATGTCAAAACAGAATCAACTATGGAGAAAGGGCCAAAGTCACAAATAAGACACCAAATAGGGATGATGTGAGAGCTTAAAACCTTACAATGACAACAAAGAGAAGACAAAATTTTCTCAAAGTTACCTGATTTTcacaattaaaattacattttatagcAGTTTATAAGTTTTTGTCTTCTGAGACAAAAGATAAAACAAGATTATGAGTTGTTCTAACTATGAGTTCCCACCAAATACACTGCCCTGGTTTTCTGCATTATCTACCCTCTTCACAACAGAGGAAAATGACAAGTTAGCTAATTTGATCAAACTCACACACACCAGGCAAAGTTATAACTTGGATTGAGCTCATAGTCCTGTGAAATGCAGAAAGCTTAACATTTCACTAAAATTCAATAAGCCAAaagttctttattcattttttttaaattaaaaaaagggaaTAAATCAATCAGTTGAAAAGGACAGGAATTGGATTACGATGGTGGAGCaggaagggagcttactgctctagtctatgagaagatagtttaaaaagtggaaagagtacagtgtcagggaagagtcagggagaaaaCTATGGAAATTAAgcgacacagtggacctacgtggagggcacagaTGCACAcgacttgggacaccagcagccaAAATAGTCTatctgggggtgggagtggggtaggagggcgggtatggtggggagaatcactatacttaaagctgtacttatgatatttatactccttaaataaaaggtttctttgggaaaaaaattaaaaaatagaattaaaaataaaaatttagatcaGGCACAGGAAATTCTGGAATACCACAGACCATAAGTACCCATAGTAACAGTAAAAATCATGCTAAGGGTGGCCACTGTTTATAAACATCCAGTGGGTTTGAcattaatattcagaaaaaataatacatacatacataaacagatacaaaaattgaaaaaaataccaTTCTTGTATTAATGAGCAATAAGTAGTTTGACTTTTGTAAGAACAGAGTACATCAGGCAGCCTTgacttttttcaaagaaaatcacataattaacctgaaaaaaatgaagcaaataagTCACTGTTTTTAACTACTTTAATGTTTAGTAAGACAAAAGGTAAATCATTGAAATAGTTATTGGAAACTTGACATTATAATCCATTCATTGAACTGAGTCCCTAAGATTTATAACTTATCTACCTAGCAAATTCCCTCTGTGTACCAACCTTTCAGAACTTTCACTTTCACATCCATGCTACATGTTATGTACTGAGCATCCCACCCCAGTTCCAGGTAATTCTGCACTGTTCTTACAGCATATACACCGTCCTTACACACTCTACTTAGTTGGACTTGGGAATAAGGCACTTGCTGAACATTTAACAGAGTAAGTTGTGACTGCATTCTCTTGTTCAAATGATTATAAATGAGAAggttataataaataaaaatgaatcaatgcaGTGCAAAATTAACTACAGGAAAAATATCAATCAAGGATTCTTTTAGTATATTCAAAAATAACTTGGAAAATAGGCCTTATAGAATCTCATGAGCCCAGTTCACTAATGGTCCTAAATTCAATTTTCTTATAAGCTCTCAAATTACAGAAAATAGATACTCAATGTTTACTTTAAGTTGATTAGATCAGGGTGAGAAAAGAAACCAGATGCTTATCTTGCTCAGTTGCATTTACTGAGATCACTGAACTTCAGAGCTGGTAGATATTTGCTCTTATTAAAATTCTGTCAGCACATTTCtttgtttagaaaacaaaaccagaagcaaCTTTAAAAGTTTAATCTTTTCAGTCgcaaaagacagaaagtaggCATCAATGTCCCCATCAACACTCCATACAAACATAAAGATTCTTCAAACTCACTTTTGTCgaagctttttcaaataaactctaTTAAAGTTAGCTAAAACATTTTTGGTAACCCTACTAATAAGCATTGAAGACTCCAAAGGCCACAGGAGCCAAAAAAGGCCCAGGTAGTGAGTCAACTTAATGAGGAGTCACAGATGAGCTATCCGGCATTCATTCCCTGACAACTGAGGGGTAAGGCTCACAAAACTGTCTTTTAGAGTTCATTTTAAGGTTTGTAAAGCTGTATGTTTACATACAGGATTCATTCTTCCATGATCCTTAAACACAAAGATGTTTCTGCTTATGGAATGCCATTTATCTCTCAGCTGTGTCCTTTTGTACTTTCCACAGGTTACTGAATACAAATACTACAAGAcaaggcaaaaaacaaacaaaaacccctaTTGATTCTGTAACAAACGTAATAgtgctttgctttctttcctgGTTTTTCAGAATTAACTATTCCTTCTGTGTTCCGTCCTCAGCACATGGACTCTAATGGCACCACTCACTTTGATTACTTGTTTAAACATCTGCCTGGCCTACTACATGTTGGACCCCTAAGGATACGGATTCACTTAGCATTATATTTGCAGTACCTTACATCTACCACGTTGCAGAAATGCAATGAAAGTTTGTCGAATTAAGATATTCTGCTtcgggcccggtgctgtggcgcagcgggttaatgccctggcctgaagagccagcatctcatatgggtgctggttcgtgtcccagctgctccacttccgatccagctctctgctatggcctgggaaagcagtacaagatggcccaagtccttgagccctgcatccgcgtgggagacctggaggaggctccgggtttctggcttccaattggcacagctccagccattgcaggcatttagggagtgaaccatcagttgaaagacctctctctctctctctgcctctcctctctctaactctttcaaataaataaataaataaataaataaaataaatcttaaaaaaaagatactctacttcaaatgttcaaaatttctatttatgtCACTGACTCTTCCACtacagataaattttttaaaggagttccgtttctttcttttgtttattatgtatttatttgaaagttacatagAAAGGTAGAGAGGTCtgtcatcccctggttcacaccccatatggcttcaatggcccgagctgagccgatccaaagtcaggagccaggagcttcttctgggtctctctccaaTGTGGGGataagggcccaagaatttgggccatcctccactgctttcccaggtgcataatcagggagctgaactggaagtgaagtagccaggacttgaactagcacccatatgggatgctggcactgccagccagggctttaaccccctgaaCCAGAGTCCtagcccctatttttattttttatttatttatttttatttttatgacaggcagagtggacagtgagagagagagacagagagaaaggtcttcctttgccattggttcaccctccaatggccaccgtggccggcgtgctgcggccggcgcaccacgctgatctgaaggcaggagccaggtgcctctcctggtctcccatggggtgcagggcccaagcacttgggccatcctccgctggcctggaagaggggcaaccgggacagaatccagcaccccgaccgggactagaacccggtgtgccagcgccgctaggtggaggattagcctattgagccacggcgccggcccctatttttatttttaaaatataatctcaTACTCACCAATGTCCTTCATCCCCTAATTCCTAACATCCACCACAAAATTTAAGCATTATTATTGAGGCTCAACATCAGTTTAATAGATATCAAGGTTAAAAATCATTCAGCAAAACATTCCTTACTACTTCTCAGCTAGTAGGAATTATTAGAttcaaaatggaaaatcaatcaaacaaaaattaaaatgttcctCATTTTCACCATTGAAATTAATAACCATAATCTGAAATGTTTTACTGAGCCAGTcttcttgatattttaaaatacaacactTAGGATTTTTCTTACAGAGGAAACTATTCTGTATGTCACTAAAATAGTATGCACATGTCATTTAAACAATGCACAGATGCACGGCACCAAACGTGAACTCTAATGGACTTTGGTGATAATGATATATCATAATAATtttgattataataaatatattacattGGAGCgggcgctgtagcgcagtgggttaaagccctggcctaaagtgctggcatcccatatgggcgccggtttgagtcccggctgcttcacttccaatccagctctctgctatggcctgggaaagccgtagaagatggttcaagtccttgggcccctgcatccatgtgggagacctggaggaggtttcggcacagctccggctgttgcggccatctggggaatgaaccattggatggatgacctcactctctgtctctctctgtctctctgcctctcttctctctgtgtaactgactttcaaataaataaataatttttttaaatatatatatatataacattgtGGAGGGGTGATGACAGTGGTAGAGGTTGGAGTAGGGTGATGGGGGGATaataagccaggaactcaatatagttttcctatgttggtggcagggacaacTGTTTGAGTTCATTACtcctcccaggatgcgcattagcagtaagctagaACTGGGGGTGGAGCCCTGGATCTCTGAAATGGTATGCAGGTGTCCTAAATGGCATCTAAACCTGTAAGGCTGTTCTGAAATCCTTGCAATTCCAATCAAAGTCATTGTTTCCAAAAAAGTTACTATTTGATGTCTTTCCTTAATGAATTTAACAAGAGTGGTCGGACTACCACAGTGAGAGATCTTTAGGGAACTCTCAGTGCCCTGCCATGGACTTGTAAGCCCTTGCTGATACAACTGGACCACAACTGCCTTGCTGTGGCACAAAAGGATTTGAGCGGCTAGCAAGCAGCAGCTGAGAGAGTATACACATTATGGCATCACCAGGATGACTTCTACATTCAATCATAATGCAGGATTGAGTCTGAGTCTGAAAGCAAGCAACTGTAACTACTTGCAATGCTTGAACTTGACAGTCTATATTAGAGTAAATAAATGTTGGGAGGTTTAAAGCAATTACTTTACAATTTACAATTTACCCCTTATGTATTAAggggtaaatatttattttggtcttGGACTACAATTTCCTAACAGTATCAAAAGAACATTATttctcggccagcgccgtggctcactaggctaatcctccgccttgcagcgccggcacactgggttctagtcccagtcggggtgccagattctgtcccggttgcccctcttccaggccagctctctgctgtggccagggagtgcagtggaggatggcccaagtgcttgggccctgcaccccatgggagaccaggagaagcacctggctcctgccatcagatcagcgcggtgcgccggccatggcggccattggagggtgaaccaacggcaaaggaagacctttctctctgtctctctctctcactgtccactctgcctgtcaaaaaaaaaaaaaaagaaagaaagaaagaaagaaagaaagaaagaacattatTTCTACAAATTACTTTTACTATCTAAAGAGGGTTCAGttctttgaaaaattagaaattcaCTATTTCTCAAATTCATTTGGCCCCAGAAgttttgctgctgctgttctggGATGCTTATTAACATCCAAAGGAACTACTAGTGCAGAATAATGCTTGGGAAATTGTCGATATATTTAGATGACAATAATATTGggccatttttatttaaaataatattttatatctgaaattaatacattataagaataaaaagaaataatgaaataacaaATAGGAGAAACATAGGAAAAACTACCAGACATGATAATGGGTGTCAGAGGTCAATAGTCcgcattatatataaaaatatttatattaaagatAGTCTCATTAAAGTCAGGAAaatattatgtttattatttggCAATGTTTGCCACATTCTAGTTATgcaatcaaacaaaaataaaatgtactataaacaccaagaaaaaaacattgggccattttaaaaatcattttcctctAACATAACTTACAATTTTCTAGCAGATTAAAAGGTTAGTATAGGGGGGCTGGCGGTGTGGCTTAGTGGGATAAACCTCCACCTGAGgagttggcatcccaaatgggcactggttctagtcctggctgctcctcttccagtccagctctctgctatgggaagcagtggaaggtaggctcctgcacccacatgggagacctggaagaagttcctggctcctgtcttcccattggcccagctgtggctatttagagagtgaaccagtaaatgcaagaatttctctccctttctgtctataactctacctcaagtaacaataacaaaatttaaaaaaaaaaggctaggaaACAAACAGCATGAGTGATGAtgattttaacagaaaaataagtatGGACTGAATCACAGGAAGTATACAAACAAATGCCTTTCCGTCATCAGTCTTGGCGCCTTATCAGTTTTGTCTGGGTCACTTCAAAAGAAGTCAGTTTATCTCACTAGTGCTCTTTCCTACTGAATCATGTTATCTTTCTAACATCAAATGATGTCTGTTGCATACAATATAAAATATGCTCGTGACTATGTATAAGTGAACTTTATAAGATTATGAAtgttttcttcatatattctttttcaaaaatatttattcatttatttgaaagtcaaagtgaaaaagagaggaacagacagagatcttccatctgctggttcacttgccagatggccacaaaggccaggggtgccaggccaaaggcaggagccaggagcttcatttaggtttctcacatgggtggcaagggcccaaacacttgggccatcttccacctctttttcccaggcaattcgcagggagctggattggaagtgaagcagctgggacatgatccaATGCCCACATAGAATGCCAGTATCACGGGTGGCAGCTGTACCTGaaatgccataacactggccccccaAATATTCTTTATCCTAATGACAGAACCAGGACAGAAAAATAGTCTCCTCCCATTTACAAGCTTTATCTAATATAAACTGCTGTCCTTTAGTGACAAAATCCAAAGGAAATGTAAATGAATACTCTTTGAATAAGCCACATTCTACACAAACACTTTAAGAGCTTATATTGTACTTACCCTTCTACACTGAGAGGTGATTAGTCAGTCATTTAGTTtctcgtttttgttttttttttttctaaatttcaatCTCAATTAATGAGAGACTATATTTCTCTGGAGATACTGCCAAGATTTAGAAGATCATCTAAATACATATTTTGGGTCTATCCAAATACATTCTTACTTTACCCTGAGCTGCTTTCCCTCTGATATTGTGTGATTGTTTAGGATCagtatattacatattatatcatATTTTTATGGCAAacattctcttatttatttataggttttcatatattttgttcttttcctagGAATTATTATGTAAAAAATCAATGTGGTATGATAGTTATAGTACTAATAAATATTAGACTAATATTAAAAGTTACATATGCCATAAAATCATCTTATGTGTCACACACCTTGACAAGTACTCACATGAGAATTCCCTGTCTTGGATCTAAAGGATGAGTGTTGAAGTGGGAAAAAGTGACATTAACAACTAATAACATTCCTTCCTGCtagatatattaaaaaaatcagatttttttaaacattgcttcctgtaaaagaaaaagaacaaacttttACAAATAATGTGATCAAGAGAATTTTACAATCAAGAGCTAGGaccaggggttaagctgccacctctggcactggcatcacacgtgggcactggtttgtcgtggctgctccacttcctatctagctctctgctaatacatctgggaaagcagtggaagatggaccaatgTCCTGGGGccatggtacccatatgggagacccagaaagagtcctgtctgggcccctgactttggcctggatcaatgccagccattgctgccatttggggtgtaaaccacaagatggaggatctgtgtgtgtgtgtgtgtgttgtatccctctttttctatcactctgcctttcaaataaataaaattaatcttaaaaaataactatCTAAAGCATGAGAATGGGAGAAGAGGTAACAACTCTAATATTGATTTCTATGTGACACAATAAGTacaacaaatgaaagattttaTTGGAATATGCATTTTTAAGGAAGAAACAAGCATCTCCTAGAACCAGACTGATCTGCCAATGCTTTAGACACGTGACATACGTGAGAGTGCTTCTACaggttaaatattttttctctttctttctaatcAAGTGACCTGCTCTCATTTGGTTAAGTTTCAACCACAAGACATCACTGtatgcttttttctttaagacaTACGTCACGAAACACCAAGAAAGGAGGAACTTCCAGCGTCTGCGGTAACATCACTTGATAAACAGGCTGCTTTGAAAAGCAGACACTGCCTGCCTTCCCTATATAAAGCAGCAGACACATTAACTAACAGACACTCGCCGAGAGGACCATGCAAGCAGCAGCCATCTCCACGCCAAGGCTGGACAGGATGCCAGGAATGTTCTTCTCTGCTCACTCTGCCCACTCAAAGGAACTGAAAGAAACTGGTCACTCACTTCTAGAcgacaaaacacaaaaaaagaggCCTAAGACTTTGTAAGTTCATTCGGTGTCTCACTTACACTGCCTTCAATGACAAACGGATTGTGAATGAACAAAGAATTGGGGCATTTAGTTTAGCCAAATCAGAGCAATTACCTGTTGTGACTTATTAGATTCTACTGTATTAAAAATCATGTTGTGGTACTAAATTAGGTGGGGACTTTTCCAGACATTAAGTAATAAAAATGGGCTCTATCTTAATATAACAAAATGTTTCATcaactatttttattattgtctTATGTTCTTAGATCAGTTTATCCCATGCTCTTTAAATTTTACAACTGAAATGAATTCTACTGAACAAATATGAATATTAACTTCTGTGTCTTTTGCAGTGGAATGGACATGAAAGCATACCTGAGATCTGTGATCCCACATCTGGAGTCTGGGATAAAATCTTCCAAGTCCAAGGACATGTACGTACTTGAATACACTGAACTGTCGTTATCACTTACAAGAGCAACCTCTGTAACAGCTCTATATCCTAGTGAGAAATTAATACTGCACGTAGTGGAATTTGTTTCTTTCAAGTAATATATCAAATAAGATTAGACTACATGAGTACCAAGGTAAACTAAATACAaacatatgtgcatatatttgctatttatttttgcaCTATcagattttatctatttggatTTTTCAAACTTTATTGGCAGATATTTTCACAAATATGATAATGCTAGGGAAAATTTTGTCTTTCCTAGAAAATTTTAGTAAGATTTATTATAACTAGAGTAAGTCTTAGTTtgtaaaagtaattaaaatgtaaCAGCCACCCTGACTTCATTTGTGCTTgcaaaaaaaaaggtattttattactttatgtATATTTTGTCCACTTGCAGACTCTCTGCTGATGAAGTAATGCAGTGGTCTCAATCCCTGGAAAAACTTCTTGCCACCCAAGGTAAGTACAGATTAACtaccaaaagttgtattttgatttttctgtgttcacTGATAAGTTCAGCACAGATGCCTCTGTGTAATATATTGTTGGCTAACACTAAATTCTGCCaccagcttcttccagggctaATAGATATTCCCCTTGATTAGTTCaggaacaaaattaaaatttgtgcTATGGCTCTGaagttaaaagtttaaaaataaaccaaatatctCAACATACAAATTTCCATTTTGAAAGCCATCTGAAGAATGGATACTGTACAGCTGGATTAAAGCTCATGattaatttattcaattatttattttatcagatAGTCACTAATTCACTCATTCATCCCACCTTTATCTGTCAGGTACTAAAAATACACCAcgaattcaaaaacaaaaacacagtccTTACTAAACAGAAGGTATTTGAGGCATACAAAGTAAATGAGTACATTAACCATAACGTGATAAATTTAATAACCAGGATTTgatgaaggcttttttttttacttgtatgtatctcataaatacaacattaagaACATGGTAATTCTTCCTACCACACCCGCCCTCTCAcctactcccccctccccctatttcctcctccctctcttgtttggtctcagaaagaaatataaacagaaagaaaggaaaaaaaagaatggaataattaaaaaaaaaataagataatcttTCCGCAACAAACCAAACAAGGGCTGTGATAGAAGGCTATTAAATACAAAGAATCCGGTGGGAATTTTTTGAGGAGAGACAGTAAAGAATGAAATGAGCTTGGCCTCCCCTTGTAAGGGACATTGTTTTTCTATCAGAGCTAGAGGTGTAGATAAGCTTGGTTCTATCCAGAGATTTATCCTCTTTTCCCCAGAATCACTCTCAGGAGTCTTGCATGAGAATTAAGTAATTCAACCTACTTCACCCATTTTGTTATCTGACTTAGTCTAAAACTCAGCCAAACAAAGAAATGACACAGCAAAGGCACATAGAAAAGTCTCAGTAATACCAGCAAATAAATTCAGGACATAAGGCACACAAGTAACATACTGACctcacattttttaattaaaatgaatcgaTTGGAAAATTAGGTTTGTTAATTATTAACATGATATTAATGCCCTTTCAATGTCTGCTTccctaaaatactttaaaatactgAACACTCTGGCTAAgactttgtatattttaaaaagagattgttTTATAATTAGCAGAGCAGAATTTCAATTTAAACagcaaacagaagcagagcaTAGTTCCGCAGCCACAAGGAGCAGCTCTGTGACTCAGGGAAGGTTTGTCTGGCCCCAGATTCCTCTTGCATCAATGAAGGATTCTCCAAGAACTTCCTTTTGATAAACTGTGATATAGCTAATTCAGCCATCTCTTCCTTTTGTACACAGAGATTGGGCTAGTACTCTTCTCATAAATTTcttcaattaatttaatttctCAATTCCCTCCTTTTGTTTTAGCTGGTCAAGATGTCTTTGGAAATTTCCTAAAGTCTGAGTTCAGTGAGGAGAACATTGAGTTCTGGCTGGCTTGTGAAGACTACAAGAAAACAGAATCTGACCATTTgcactgcaaggcagagaagATATATAAAGCCTTTGTGCATTCAGATGCTGCTAAGCAAGTGAGTATTGAGTTCATgactatctgtgtgtgtgtgtgtgtgtgcataagaaCATAGACACAGAAATAGCTCTCAACAAGCACAGCACAGGATATTCTATTCGAATATCACTTTACTTCCATATGTTTAAGTAGATTCATATAATTCAGTGCAATGATAACATAATTCTCTATATTTGTGACTCAGTATAAAGAATGAAAAGACTGATTTTGTAAAATTACCTACTGTGACAGGGAGATGGGACATGGCATTCCAGGCCAGGTCTATATGCTCGAGGGCTGATCTTCCTGCTCTTAGATAAGGATAAAACAGATTCCTATAATACATAAAGTTGCAGCAGCAAAAATATTTCCAGTTGGGAGCAGTGCCCACCTTCCAGTTAAATACGCTTTGTCCAAGCAGAAAATACCCACATAAAGAGTCCTGTCCTCTTACTAATGTTAAAGGTCCACATTACTCTTTCTCTGATACCTGCACCTCCTTCTGTGCGTCTATACAGTTCAGTGTCAGCCTCTTTCGTATCTCCCAACTAGAGTACGAGCAAACCTGGAGTATCTAGCAAAGGCATTCCAGAGAAACGTGAACGGTTTTAAATGAGCATGTAAAGTGATTTTCTTGAAATGCttcagaaaacaacaaaataaaaattataacaaatgAGGATTGCATATTAATTAGTTTGGAATCCTTTCAGATCAATATTGACTTTCGCACTCGAGAATCTACTGCCAAGAGAATTAAAGCACCAACTCACACATGTTTCGATGAAGCCCAAAAAGTCATATATACTCTTATGGAAAAGGACTCCTATCCCAGGTTCCTGAAATCAGATATTTACTTAAATCTTCTAAATGAACTTCAAGCTAATAGTCTAAAGTGACTGGCTGCTGGCAAAATGGCATTAGAAGATGGTAACAAGTACAGAAGGAACATGCCAGTGAGGCTCCCTGAACAACTTGCCCTTTTTGGGTGACTCAGTAGGTCCAGGAGAAGAACAAATGATTCCGAATGGATTAATGTGGAGGTTGTCCAGGTGTAAGGTTGAAgtataagcaaaatgaaaattgAGAGACTGCAGAAGAAAGGAGATGCTGTGGTACTATCATAAGATACAAGTGGACTTCTGCATTAGAAAATCCTTCTGAATTGGA is a genomic window containing:
- the RGS1 gene encoding regulator of G-protein signaling 1, producing MQAAAISTPRLDRMPGMFFSAHSAHSKELKETGHSLLDDKTQKKRPKTFGMDMKAYLRSVIPHLESGIKSSKSKDILSADEVMQWSQSLEKLLATQAGQDVFGNFLKSEFSEENIEFWLACEDYKKTESDHLHCKAEKIYKAFVHSDAAKQINIDFRTRESTAKRIKAPTHTCFDEAQKVIYTLMEKDSYPRFLKSDIYLNLLNELQANSLK